From the Flavobacteriales bacterium genome, the window AAAGAAGATGTTGGCAGCAGAGCTTTCGATACCTCCGTACACGTAACCCGCCAATACCGGGTAGTTTTCATTTCCGGTCCAATGCAGAATCTCTTGATCGTCGTAATTGCTGCCTGCGGCAGGAATAAATTCTGCGCCGGAGCCCAGGAGTCCGGGCATTTGTTCGGCAAAATAGTGCTCGCTCAACGCATTTGCGGAATCCCGACTGATACATGATATCGTCGACGTGAATGGCACATTGGTATCATCGTCTAACCCACCACTTGAATTCGGTACGTACCGAGCAAGACCACCAAAGAATACGGTGTGGTTCGATAGGGTCGCCTCGTCATACACAACAACATGTGCGATGTGGTACTGATTCAGCTGTTGTTGGGCGTCGTTCCTTACGGTATATGACTCGGGTACGATGTCCACGAAATTCAGCCAGGGGAGGTCTGTTTGTGGTTGAAACACTCCCGAGAAAGCCGTAAAACCCCGCTGATCACCTGGAAATATTTGTGCAGCCAAGTTGTAGTCGCGCCGGTGAAGATCCTGCTCATTTCGGGTCTCACTGACATTCGAAAGAACTAATGATGTGCCATCGTCGAAGAGGCTGAATGTGCGAATGACATTGGTGTATCGCTGTGTGAATCCCGGTTCGTGTGTGGGCCCCATTGGATTGTATCGGCCGTGGAAGTACTGACCTCCGACTAGGTAGAACGTATCGCTCAACAAGCCGATGTAGCCGCCCGTCGCGGCAAACGAAGTATCTGTTAGGGTACGAACATGAGCATCGATGGGCTGGTCGTTGAGTATTTGTTGAACGGTTTGGTTCACATCAATAGCGATCAGTCGGTCAAATGTGGAATGGTCCGATAAGGAGGTGCGGTAGCCGTAACCCCCAACGAAGTAGAGCGGGTTTCCCCGCTGTATGAACTCCGGGTTGGTCGATGACAATT encodes:
- a CDS encoding T9SS type A sorting domain-containing protein, encoding MRSFVLFFTILPAEFQLHAQAPFSIQLEEVTAAGLPGVQSFAWGQDSLARILIIAGRTDGLHRRQPFASFDAAGNNGTLYVLDTSGTLLASRDLGSDLTLDQREQLSSTNPEFIQRGNPLYFVGGYGYRTSLSDHSTFDRLIAIDVNQTVQQILNDQPIDAHVRTLTDTSFAATGGYIGLLSDTFYLVGGQYFHGRYNPMGPTHEPGFTQRYTNVIRTFSLFDDGTSLVLSNVSETRNEQDLHRRDYNLAAQIFPGDQRGFTAFSGVFQPQTDLPWLNFVDIVPESYTVRNDAQQQLNQYHIAHVVVYDEATLSNHTVFFGGLARYVPNSSGGLDDDTNVPFTSTISCISRDSANALSEHYFAEQMPGLLGSGAEFIPAAGSNYDDQEILHWTGNENYPVLAGYVYGGIESSAANIFFVNDGSQSDAGLRWFKVWLVPGNVSSWEAVAPSNADRVKVYPNPSSGKIHLEVYNPLSTRIKIKIYDAHGRTINEGEFSLNNENRVVLEGPDGIFGRLLVEVENSGRIHKQWIHHH